The Populus alba chromosome 4, ASM523922v2, whole genome shotgun sequence genome contains a region encoding:
- the LOC118055167 gene encoding uncharacterized protein: MAGCEGMYRAIRTRASIRFSSVSTNIRMTVIKLKSGGLWVHAPIAPTKECIQYCEGIQGQCHMPLIASSSLELGAPVENIFLPTFAYEHKIFVGIGPYVDVAFYHKLSRTLLVTDVVIFVPRKPPECISKESLLASAKNGLAAKLLSKGKEIPQEPAVDNQMNRQKGWERMVLQILFLGPSNLLEPNTSFAQMSQKLIVSPIVKTLVFSKVPEKIRDWIDSIVRDWKFKRIIPAHFAAPINSGRSEFLAAFAFLDDLLLERYVTRPSLSLLFTPIMGKAASYFPPDDMKTLSSLDQFLVSVGAVKKTVPGRKKTA, encoded by the exons ATGGCAG GCTGTGAAGGGATGTATAGGGCTATTCGAACAAGAGCAAGCATTAGGTTCAGCAGTGTGTCAACTAACATTCGAATGACAGTCATTAAACTCAAATCTGGAGGATTATGGGTCCACGCGCCCATTGCTCCAACGAAGGAGTGTATTCAG TATTGTGAGGGCATTCAAGGACAGTGCCATATGCCATTGATTGCATCGTCAAGTCTG GAGTTGGGAGCTCCAGTCGAAAACATCTTCCTGCCTACATTTGCTTATGAGCATAAAATCTTCGTTG GAATTGGACCGTATGTTGACGTAGCTTTCTATCACAAGCTTTCAAGAACACTACTAGTAACAGATGTTGTAATTTTTGTCCCAAGAAAGCCACCTGAATGTATTAGCAAAGAATCCTTGTTAGCATCAGCAAAGAATGGCTTGGCTGCAAAACTTCTCAGCAAAGGGAAGGAAATCCCTCAGGAACCAGCTGTTGATAACCAGATGAACCGGCAAAAag GATGGGAAAGAATGGTCCTCCAGATCTTGTTTCTTGGCCCATCTAATCTATTGGAACCTAATACTAGCTTCGCTCAGATGTCACAAAAGTTGATTGTTTCACCCATTGTGAAGACTTTGGTCTTCAGCAAAGTTCCTGAAAAG ATCAGGGATTGGATTGATAGTATTGTCCGAGACTGGAAATTCAAGAGGATAATTCCTGCTCATTTTGCTGCTCCAATAAACTCAGGCAGGTCTGAATTTTTAGCCGCGTTTGCATTCCTAGATGACCTCTTGTTGGAGCGATATGTTACCCGGCCTTCACTTTCTCTTCTATTTACACCAATTATGGGGAAGGCGGCGAGTTACTTCCCACCGGATGACATGAAGACCTTGTCATCTCTTGATCAGTTCTTGGTCTCGGTGGGAGCAGTGAAGAAGACTGTGCCAGGCCGGAAGAAGACAGCATGA